The sequence below is a genomic window from Streptosporangium lutulentum.
AAGTCGGCGGAGGTGTATTGCGCCCCGTGATCGGAGTGAAAGACCGCCCCGGCCAGGTCACCACCCCGCGTGGCGGCGGCTGCCCGCAGCGCGTCGGTCACCAGCTCGGTGCGCATGTGATCGGCGATCGACCAACCAGCCAGGCGACGTGAATGCAGGTCCAGCACCGTCGCGAGATACAAGAACTGTCCCTCACCGACGGGCAGATAGGTGATGTCGCCCACGTACCGCTGGTTCGGCGCGGCCGCGGTGAAGTCCCGCTTGATCAGGTCGGGCATCTTCTGATGGGAGGGCTCGGGCACCGTGGTGCGGACCCTCTTACGCAGATGCAGCCCGACGATGCCGAAGACCCGCATGATCCGCGCCACCCGCTTGTGATTGACCCGCCGGCCCGCATCGCGCAGCTCGGCAGTCACCCGCGGGCTGCCGTAGGTGCCATCGAAGTCGGCGTGGATCTGCCTGATCTCCGCCGCGAGCGCAGCGTCGGCCGCCGTCCGCACCGCCCTCGCCGGTGTGGCGGCCACCCACCGATAGAACCCCGACCGGGAGACCTCCAGCACTCGGCACAGTCGCTTCACCCCGAAGGCGTCACGGTGATCGGCAACGAACTGGAAGCGACTCACCAGTTCGTCTCCCCGGCGAAATACTTGGCCGCCCGCCGCAAAATCTCGCGCTCCAGCTCCAGTTCCCGGATCCGGGCCCGCAACTGCTTGTTCTCCTCTTCCAGCACGTTGCCGGAGGTTACCAATCCCGTCGGCGGCCTCTTCACCGAGCCCGTCTTCGGAGCAGTGCCGGCAGACCGCGCCTGGTGCACCCACAGGCGCAACGTCTCACGGTTGACGCCCAGGTCCTTGGCCACCGACGCGTACGTCCGCGACGGGTCCGACAGATACAACGCGACGGCGTCTGTCTTGAACTCAACTGAGTAGGCCTTCATGGCCACGAGGAACTCCTTGGTCTCCAGATCTCTATGATCTGGCACTCAAGATGTCCACACCTCGGGGTGAAGGCCCCTTCGCCAAGCTGGACGTGGCGAGCGTATGGGGCGACGGTAAGACGGTCGCGGCCGACGGCTCGCAGATCGACACCTGGGAGAACAACCTGCTGGCCGAAACGTCAATCCGGTACGGCGGATACGGCGGCATCGCCTACCGGCACGTCTCCA
It includes:
- a CDS encoding IS3 family transposase (programmed frameshift), which translates into the protein MAMKAYSVEFKTDAVALYLSDPSRTYASVAKDLGVNRETLRLWVHQARSAGTAPKTGSVKRPPTGLVTSGNVLEEENKQLRARIRELELEREILRRAAKYFAGGDELVSRFQFVADHRDAFGVKRLCRVLEVSRSGFYRWVAATPARAVRTAADAALAAEIRQIHADFDGTYGSPRVTAELRDAGRRVNHKRVARIMRVFGIVGLHLRKRVRTTVPEPSHQKMPDLIKRDFTAAAPNQRYVGDITYLPVGEGQFLYLATVLDLHSRRLAGWSIADHMRTELVTDALRAAAATRGGDLAGAVFHSDHGAQYTSADFAAVCKEFGVRQSMGAVGTSADNAAAEAFNATLKRETLQGAKRWSSARQARLEVFKWITRYNTRRRHSSLNYLSPITYEQRSDRVLLAA